The Pseudomonadota bacterium nucleotide sequence TAAGGCCGAGAATCCCTCCATCTCAGCAGAGTAGGTTTTTAAGAGAGCCTCACTCAGTGGTCGGGAGAATCGCAATAACACCACCCGCCCACCATCTAGGATTAGGGGCCGAATATCCCACTCTTCATCCCCAAGCTTGGGCCCAAGCATAACATTTATGCATACCGCCCCGGCTGGGAACCATTCACGGTAAGAATCCAAGATACGCTGCTGCGCTGAGTTTAGTTCATCGGGTAAAATAAGCTTCATAAGATGCTAAACCTCTTAGCGGCGCTCCTGAAGCACGCTATCGATCTCCACTTTCAGGCGTGGCAGGATCTCCTCATACGAGAACTGTCCTACCAGGGTACCTGCACGCTTGAGATTGACGTGAGTCGGGGCACACCACAACCCGAGATCGGCATCATCTGTCTCGCCTGGACCGTTAACTCGGCATCCCATTACCGCAATCGTCAGCTTTTTATCGGCGAACTGTAGGGTCATCTCGCGAACCTGCTGGGCGAGTTCAACAAAAGCCTCGTTCTCTACCCGTGAACACGATGGGCAGGAGATGATATTTAGCCCCTCGTGCTCAAAGCGCGGCACCGAACGGAAACGTCCGGCATAGATATCCTCTACGATCTTTTTGGCAAGAAGGACCTCCTGATGCTTCTCGCTGTGCGGTAGGGTGAGCGAGACCCTGAGCGTATCGCCTATGCCCTGCACGAGCAGGTTCTCAAATGCAACGCGGGTCTTAATCTCACCCATCGGAAGCATGCCCGCCTCGGTTACACCGAGGTGTAGCGGAATCTCTGGAAACTCAACTGCGAATTTGCGGTTGATATCGATCACATCGTTTGGGTCCGAGCTTTTAAGGGAGACCACATAGTTTGTGAAGCCTAGATCTTCAAGGTAGCCGATATGCTCACGAGCGGAGCTCATTGCAACCTCTAGCGGGTCCTCTCCGTGCGCGGCCAGGGCTGGATCGAGTGAGCCAAAGTTTACACCGACACGAATCGCTAGGTTGTAATCACGCGCCACACCTACGATATACTTAACCTTCTCGTGCACCGGAACGCTTGTCTCATGGTGATAGAGGTGTCCCGGATTGTAGCGGATCTTTTGAACGTACGGAGCAACGCTCTTTGCAAGCTTATAGCTCTCCTGTAGGTCAACAACGAGGCGTGCGCTGGTGCCCCTACGCAGCTCTGCAAGAGCCTCAACATCTCTGCGGCTATCGATGGCGATGCGAATAATGTCGGCGCCGTGTTGTTCAAGCAGTGCGATCTGAGCGGCGGTTGCGACTAGATCCTGGGTCTTGGTGGCGCACATCGACTGGACCGAGATAGGGCCAGAGCTGCCGATTACTAGATCCCCAACCTGAACGGTCCTGGTGCTGCGCCGTTTAATCTGCACTCCAGAGGTAGCCCCAATCTGTGCCAAGCTCTCACCCATATAAACTACCGCGCTCCGCATAAGTTGCTGTTAAGACGAACTAGAGTCTAACTTTTTAAGCCCCTTAAGGCTATATCCATAGAGCTACCTAAGTAGCATTTCATGCCCCCATAAAATCCCCCTGTTAAGACCGTATTTTTGTTGTATCATTGGGTGGTTAGGTCAGGCTTTGTAGGAGTATCTGGATGCAAAAATTTGCTCTATTGGTGATAGCAAACGGATGTAGCGGTAAATTACGTTAAGCAAAACCCACAAAATGCCGTAGATGGCTTGTGACATATACGAGGGATATACGACATAAACCGACTTACCTCTGAGAGTACCGTTTAGGAAAAATTATGACGAACATTGATGACCTTGGAGAGATCTTTGCAAAAATAACAGAGGAATATGAGGAGCCGGTTCCGATCGGGGGGCGCTGCGAAAGCCGTGTCTATTATCGTGTCGGAGATCTGAGTGATGCGGAACTTGATGCATGCGCCGAATATGTCGCAGGGCGCATTAAAAATGTAGTCTCCCCACAAAAGCCGCAGCTGTTTCTAAAGCTACCCGGAGGATATTCGTTCTTTGCTGAGCGGCTCTGTGCAATCTATTCTGAGCTCTATAACAAGGGCAAGGAAGTTCCCCTTGAGCAATATATGGAGAGCAAGATGGCGAACGGTCACGGGGAGAAATATCGTGGCTACTCCTCCATCCTGGTTACCGATGTAATCACCACCGCGCGCTCAAGCCTTGAGGCGCACACACGAGCGACCCTACGTGGGGTTCCGGTACTGTGTTGGGCAACCCTTATTGATAGAACCTTCGGGCCTGGCCCAGTGCCGGTTGTGTCTGCATTCACGGGCGCGCCGGTAAGGGTTTTAACGCAGGTTGGGTAAACTCAGTACTGTCTTAAAGGTGCCTTAGCGTCTCTTAAGCTGAATAACCTTTGCGGAAGTGCCGACAGCTAGCTTTAGTTGCGGTATGCTAGCTGACTCTTCATTTCGCTCGTTAATCACCTGTTCACCTAGCAGTTCAAGGGTTGAGAGCACCGTTAAGCTCTCTTCGGAGAGATCTGCTGCTGGACGAACTACACGACTTCGCTTAATCAGTACATCTAGCTCGTGATGAACAGCCTGCCCGGCCTGAACCCTAGCCTTTAGGCTTACCAACAGGGTTGCAAGCGAGGTCGCCTTAATAAAGTCCCCCTTCTCTGCACACGCGATTAGATCACGTTGCGCAAGCACTAGCTCGCTCTCACTGGCACGCCAAAGGTTCTGAAACTCGTTGCGCAGCGCAAATACGTCGTAGATTAACTTCTTAGTGTTAGGTGAGTCTGCTGCTTCTGTAAGCTTACGTAGCAACAGTCCATTTATATCGCGCCACTCTGATACCTGTGCAGCTGAAAGCTCGACAGAGGCCCCCTCCATCCGCACAAACGAGGTGTTGCCTGCGCTATTGTATAACCTTAAAGCTCTACGGCTTTTTTGAAGTAACGCCATTACGCGGGAGTGGAAGGATTCGGATTCCATTATTACTATCTCTTAAAGTAACTAGTCAGCATATTCCAAAAATATTCGCATACAGTAATGGCAGTCAATAGCCCCTCAGGGGCCGATTTGCGGAGCAAATCGAGGGTGAAAACATTAACTGGTCACAAAATCTGCCGTCCCCGATCAGGGGACGACCAATCGAATTACCTATAAAACTTCGCCGTAATCTGAGTAGCTTGAATCGCGACATTAAACTACGGTGACCAGTTATCTCTTAAAAATCTAACGTGCCGACTTTTAGCAGCGCTTTGAGGGATAATCAACATCTATATCTAATACGTCGTTATACGCTACCGGATATCTCCATCACACCATGAAAGGTTCCAGCTACCTAGCAAATTACGACAAGCGGCCTTCGATAAACTACGGTGACCAGTTACGCCAACCCATGCAGGTCTAGCGCCGCCCAACGCAGCTTTATCTTACTGTAAAGCTCTGTGAAGGTGTCATTTTCAATCGACTCCCGGATGCGCCTCATCAGGCTTAGATAGTGTGTAAGGTTATGGATACTCGCTAATTGTGGTCCCAACATCTCGCCAGCCTTAAAGAGGTGCTGAATATAGGCGCGCGAGTAGTTCCTACACGCCAAGCAGCTACAATTTGGGTCGATAGGAGCCGTATCATCGGCGTATCGGGAGTTCTTAATGTTAAAAAATGGAGGATCGTTTTCTACGAACACCCGCCCGAAGCGCCCCGAACGGGTCGGCATGACGCAATCAAAGATATCGACCCCCTGTGAGACCGCCTCTACGATGTCCTCTGGCGTTCCAACCCCCATCAGGTAATGCAGCCCATCCTTTGGGAGCTGACCTACGTGGTAACTCAACACCTCGTACATGGCGCCCTTGGGCTCTCCAACGCTTAATCCACCGATCGCATAGCCATCAAAGGGCAGGCTCGCTATCTGCTCAGCCGCGCGGGTACGGAGCTCCTTATGGCACCCCCCCTGAGTGATTCCAAAGAGACACATCTCAGGATCCGTGCGCGCAGCGAGCGATCTCTTAGCCCAACGAAAGGTCATTTCAAGTGACTTCTCAAACTGAGCAAAATCAAAATCACTTGCGGCGCACTCATCAAGCGCCATAGCGATATCAACACCGAGGGTCTGTTGTACCTGAATAGATCTCTCGGGTGATAAAAATTGCTTTGAGCCGTCGAGGTGCGAACGAAACTCAACCCCCTCCTCAGAAAGGGTGCGGATGCCCTTTAGACTAAAAACCTGAAAGCCCCCGGAGTCGCTTAAGATCGGACCCTTCCAACCACTAAAGGTGTGGATCCCTCCTAATCGTTGAATACGCTCAGCTCCTGGACGGAGCCAGAGATGATAGGTATTAACCAACATAACCGAGGCGCCGCACTCGGCTAGCCGCTCAACATCGACCCCCTTAACTGAGGCCTTAGTGCCGACCGGCATAAAGGTCGGGGTCTCAAAGGCTCCGTTACGGGTCAGAAACGCTCCGCGCCTAGCCTTACCAGAGAGCTTCTTTAGTGTATAGCGAGCCGTCATACTATTATCATCCCATCCCCATAACTGAGGAACCTATAGTTTTCATTCATTGCAGACTCATAACAGTTGGCCAGAAGTTTACGACCCAATAAGGCCTCAACCAGTAAAAGATGCGTTGTGCCGGGTTGATGAAAGTTGGTTATAAGGGCATCAATCAACCGAAAATCAAATCCGGGGCGAATAAAAAGCTGTGTAGCAGTAGTATCGTTTCGAGCAGCCCCCTCGAGCGCGCGTGTCACAGTTGTTCCTACAGCGATCACCCGCCCACCACGCTCCTTGGTCTCATGTAATGATTCAAGGGTCTCTGAGGAGACCTCAAAGCGCTCCGCAGGGGGTGGTCGCAATACGCCATTAACGAACAGGGACTGAAAGCTCGCCGTGCCGACATGCAGCGTAACCCTTGATACGGAGCACCCAAGCGAATCAACCAACTCGTTAATTAATTCCGGAGTAAAGTGCAGCGAGGCGGTCGGTGCTGCGATAGAGCCCGCATGTTTTGCAAAGATACTTTGGTAATCACTGCGGTCCTGCTCATCCCCGTGTCCGGAGCGGATATATAACGGTATCGGCATCGTGCCGTAGCGATAGAGTAGCTCCGCTACAGGGGTTGCTGGTGTAAGGGATGAAAATTCAACGATAACTCTATCGTTATGGTGGGATGGCACTACATCTGCTCGCAAATCATCGCCAAAGATAACAACACCACTGGCCCTAACTTTGCGTAGCGGTCGCCCCATGCAGAGCCACCGTGTTGGCCCCTGCTGCTCTATCAAGAGCAGCTCAATTTCTGTGTCCGGTGCCTGTGGCAGCCTTCCAAAGAGTCTGGCGGGCACTACCCTGGTCTCGTTAAAGACTAGGTGATCTCCCCGTTTCAAAAAAGCGCCGAGTGCGGCAAAGGTGGAATGTTGTATAGATCCTAAGGCTCGATTCACTACCATCATCTTGGCGCTATCGGGTGGATAAACAGGCCTCTGTGCGACCGCGCTGCGTGGAAGCTCGTACGAATAGGGCTCAAGCCCATCTAGCTGTTGTGCACTACCCGTCATACTTAGCTTTTGGTCTTACCGAAGGCCTCAAAGAAGTTAATCGGCATCGGAAATAGTATGGTAGAGCTGTTTTCAGCCGAGATCTGCTTGAGGGTTTCAAGATATCTAAGTTGCAGGGCGGTGCTCTCTTTAGACATAATAACTGCCGCGGCGGTTAACTTCTCCGCCGCCTGAAATTCTCCCTCAGCTTGAATAACCTTGGCGCGGCGCTCACGCTCGGCCTCTGCTTGGCGCGCTATAGCACGCCGCATCTCTTGCGGTAGGTCGATATCCTTAATCTCCACCACAGAGACCTTAACGCCCCATGGATCAGTGTGGCGATCGATAATTTCCTGAATACGTTGATTGATCTGGTCCCGTTTTGAAAGGAGATCATCAAGCTCAGACTCTCCGCACGCGCTGCGTAGCGTTGTCTGAGCGATCTGACTAGTGGCATACAGGTAGTTCTCGACGGCTAACACCGCGCGCGATGGATCGAGTACTCTAAAATAGAGCACCGCATTGACCTTAATAGAGATATTATCGCGGGTGATAACGTCCTGCGTTGGAACGTCCATCGTTATGATGCGCTGATCCACCCGTGTTAGTTCATCAACGAAGGGGATAATAAAGCGCAGTCCGGCTTCCTTCATGCCTTTGTATACTCCGAAGCGCAGCACCACACCGCGCTCATAGCTGCGGATTGTATAGGAGCTAAAAAAAAGCAGCGCAGCTAACGCTATTACGATAAGAATTATTATACTCATAGGGCATCCCTTATTTCTTCTCTACACACGCTCAACAAGTAGCGTAAGCTCCGCTTCTACCGCAACGACACGGATACGCTCACCGCGTTGGATGATACCGCGCTTCGTTGTTGCTCTCCAGATCTCACCTCGAACCGAGACGGAGCCGACCTCAGAGAATGAGTCTAGCGCCTCGCCCGTATGTCCAACCAGCCCAACAATATCAAACTTTGCGTCCTCTGCACCTCCTCCTAGGCTAGCTCCTAAGTTCAGCAGAACGAGCACAAGAGCAATGAGGGCTAGTACTGCCAACACTAAGTATGTAATCACAGGGGCAGGATAGCACGACTAATCACGTGTGAATATGTGAAAGGCCCTCTAGGTAACCCGCCTTATTGCAGATACGACACAACGCCCTTAAGGTGGCCCCATACCGTGCGCTTTAGCTCCTGACTTTGCTCCATCTCGGCTAGCCCATGCGTGCGCAGGACCATCGTTTGATCAAGTGCATTGAGGGAACCTAGCTCCTGCTCGGACCCGAACACTATCGTAAGCGCTGTGGGGAGCTCTCCCACAGATGATCTCTCAATAGCAAGGCCCTGCTCGGAGCTGGCCGCAACGGTTGTCCGGTACTGCTCAGGTGTAAGCTTTAGCGCCTTACTGCAGATCGAATCCAACAGAAGGCTTTCTGCTGTGGTTAGCGCCCCCTGCGCCGTGACCACAATAATGGCGCACTTTAATTGAGAGGTGCTCTTTGCTGCAGGCTTAAGGGCGCTCCTAGGAATACCAGCCGGATAGAGGGCAGCTACCTTATCAAGATAACGCAGTAGTGTTGAACGACATTTAGGGAGCATGAAAATACCTTATCAAGTTAGGGTGTCTTTCGTAATACCTCTAACGATACTGTCTACGATGCTGCGTGAGATCTGCGCTTTATGCGCAGTTCCAATCTGCTCCTCTTTGCCATCTTTGCTAACGATCCAGACGCGATTTGTGTCGTGATCGAAAGCCTCGTGCGCCAAGTTCCCAACCATTAGATCGGTGTTCTTTGCACTTAATTTATGGCGTACCTCGTTTAAGAGCTCCTCCTCATCCCCCGTTTCAACGGCGAACCCAACCAGAAAGGGACGCGCTGTCTTACCCTTTTGAATGCCGATACTTTTAAGAATATCTAGGGTTGCTTTAAGTTCAAGTGCGCGCGGCTCGTTCGATTTTTTAATCTTTTTACTGGATGGATCTGCCGGAGTATAGTCAGCAACCGCAGCCGTTGTAATAACAATATCAAACTGCTCGGCTGCCGCACCAAACCCAGATATGGCCCGTTGCGTCATCGCCTCGTACATCTCAGCCGCTGAGGTAACCGCGACACAGGTAATATCACGGGGTATATATGGCGTACGACCAAGGGGTCCATGCACAAGCGTTACCTCGGCGCCCCGTCTATAGGCCTCCTTTGCAAGTTGAATCCCCATTTTTCCAGAAGAGCGATTTGAGATATACCTGACCGGATCGATCGCCTCACGTGTTGGACCGGTTGAGATCAGTACGCGCTTGCCAGCTAAGTCCTGGGGCGCGACTGCGCGCCGAAGGTGCGAAAATATCTCGCGCTGATCAGCTAATCTGCCACGCCCTAACCAACCGCAGGCGAGTGGCCCAGAATCTGGCTCAACGAAATGCACCCCACGTTGCTGAAGCCGCATAATATTATCGATAGTGGCTGGATGATCGTACATATTAACGTTCATCGCGGGAGCCACTACTACTGGCGCCTTAGTTGCAAGGGCAACAGCCAAAAGCGGCGACTCTGCAAACCCGTACGACAACTTGGCGATCAGATCTGCACTGGCCGGTGCAATCAACAACACATCGGCCCAATCTGCAAGTTCGATATGTCCGATAGCGCCCGACTCAGTCTCGTTCCAAAAGGTGTTGGTTACGGGCTTACCGGTAATAACCTCCAGGGTAAAGGGGGTCACGAATTTAGCTGCGGAATCGGTCATAACGACCCGCACCTCACAGCCATGCGTTATAAGGTAGCGCGCAAGTTCTGCACTCTTGTACGCCGCAATAGAGCCACTAATACCTAGTACGACCTTAGTTTTCTTACGCACCAACTTCATCTGACCGTTATACCAGAAATGGGTTGTTTTTGCGCTCCCTGCCGACAGTGGTGTCATCACCGTGACCACTTAGGACGCTTGTTTCGTCCGCTAGGGTAAGTATATTTTGCTTAATAGATCTAATTAGTTGCTCGTGATTGCCACCCGGCAAATCGGTTCGTCCAATAGATCCAGAAAATAGTGCGTCCCCGCTAATTACCGTGTTTTCTTCTGGAAAATAGAAGCTTACATGCCCCGGGGAGTGCCCAGGGGTAAAGAGCACCTGCGCCCGATGTGGGCCGACCGTCAGGGTCTCACCCCCCTGAACGGCGATATCGGGCTCCGGACAGTCGTGCCAGTCGGCAAGCGGTAGTCCGTACATCTGAGCTATTGTGCGCACCTTAGAGCGCATCACCTGCTCGTTTGGATGGGCTATTAGGGGGCACTTTAGCTCCTGCAAGAGCGGCGCTACCCCGCCACAATGATCTAGATGCGAATGGGTTAGCCAGATCTCCTTTACCCGAAGCCCCTCTCTACGAATAACCTTCAGAATTTTATCGGCGTCACCCCCTGGGTCAATAACAACACACTCCTTGTCTGTATCGCTCCAAACTAGGCGCGCGTTCTGCATAAATTCTGTTACTAGGACCGTCTCTATTTTTAGCATTCTGTTACCTTATTGCCGCCCGCAGCTGCGAGGGAGTGCTGTGTTTTGCATCAGAGAGCAAAAAATTAGCTATGCCGTACGCTATACCGTTAGCAAGTGAATCTCTAAACTGATCGCGCGAGAGCTTGGCCCCATCCTCAGGATGATCCACAAAGAACATCTCAATTAAGCTGCACGGCATATGCGCCCCGACCAGAACAAAGAAGGGCGCTTTCTTAACACCTAGAAATCGGGCCTGCCGATAGGTTGGAGCAACCGTGGCCTTAACTGAGTTATTAAGCGTGCGGGTTAACTGCATTGAATCCTCAAGCTTTCCGCTCTGAATTAGATCACTTAACATAAATGAGAGATCATCTAGATCGCCCGCCGCCGCTATGCCGTTCTCACGCTCGGCGAGCTTGCGACTCGCCGCATCGTTAGTATTATCTAAGTAATAGACCTCCAGCCCCCTACCGTCATGATCGGCTGAGGCGTTTACGTGCAGACTTATAAAAGCCGAGGCATTCTTTGCATTTGCGTATGAAGTTCTGCGCGCCAGCGGCACAAAATCATCATCCTCACGGGTTAGGAGCACCGGAATCGAATAACGCTTAACAAGTAACGTTCGTACACGACGCGCTATATCAAGGGTAATATCCTTCTCTAGAGCTCCGCTGTGGCCCACAGCTCCTGCATCATATCCGCCGTGTCCAGGATCGATCACCACCGGCCGTAGGCTCCACCTACGGTTAAACTGAGTTGACTTTACGGGTCGTGGGGTCTCTAGATCGTTAGTGGGCATAAGAACCTGGAAGGTTCCATTACGTAAGCTCTGCAACCGCTGCTGCGCTATCTGGCGAGTCGGCCCGGAACTCTCCGCAGCACGCTGATAGATAGCGCGAACGTTGCTCGCACTAGCACCCTTCGTTATCTCAATATCACCAAGTAAAACCAAAGCCGCACCCTGCTCCCCGTCCTGATTTCTGGCGCTAACTAAGGGCTCTAGGGTTGCTGCGGCACGGGTCAGGTAAGGTTTTTGCTGCGTGATATAAAAGAGCCTTAGATCGGTATCAGCCGAATAGATTCGCAGGCGCGCGAGATCCTCCCTAGCACGGGACTTTAAAAGGACCGTTTGCATCTGAGAGGCTAGCTTGCTCCATGCCTGCTTATAGTCTGCTCCATCTCCTAGCGGGTCGTTATTACGGAGGCGTAGATACTCGCTTCGTAGAGCTGCTACGGGCCTGGATGATTCTGCTGCTGCCTCTAAGCGCATAATACCGAGTAGGTATAGCGTTAGTATGAATAATGAGGTTGCTCTACGCAGCACTTACTGTAGCTCCTTTAGCTCATAGATAAGGGCGAGCGCCTCACGCGCACTTATATCATCAACGTTAATCCCCTTGAGGCGATCCTTAAGCTTAGTTGCAACTGGACAACTCTCCGGTAAGCGAGGCGCAAATAGATCTGGTTGTTGGAGCACCCTGCGCTCAACTGTTTGAGCTGAGCTGCTGGCCGGCAGACTGACCGGCAGACTCGATAGCACCTCATAAGCACGTTGAATTACCTCAGCCGGAAGTCCTGATAACTTAGCGACCTCTAGTCCGTATGAACGGGGTGCGGGGCCAGAACGAATCTCGTGCGTAAAGATAATCTGATCATCTTGCTCTATTGAGCCAACCGAGAGGTTGGCAACACTTGAATGCGCAGCCTCAAGCGCTGTAATCTCGTGGTAGTGTGTGGCGAAGAGCGTTCTGCATCCAATAGAGAGAGCAAGTTGCTCAAGGATAGCCTGCGCCAAAGATTGACCATCGGTCGTAGCTGTTCCGCGCCCGAGCTCATCGATTAATACCAGCGAGCGAGCCGAAGCGTGCGCCAAGATATGTGAGGCCTCACGCATCTCAACCATAAAGGTTGACTCACCCTCGTGCAGATCATCTGCCGCTCCAAGTCGCGCAAAGACCCGATCGACGATACCAACCCTAGCCGACTCCGCAGGAACGTAGGAACCGATCTGCGCCAGAATAGCAATCAACGCAATCTGCCGCAGATAGGTAGATTTCCCCCCCATATTCGGGCCAGTTATAACGAAGCAGGTTGCACCATTAGGCTTAAATGAAACTGAATTCGGAATAAAGGCCCCCTCTAGTAGGGAGGAGATAATAGGGTGGCGGCCCTTAATGATCTCAAGGGTTGATTCAGCGACTATCTGCGGCTCGACCCAAGCGTTTCTCTCTGCTACTAGCGCTAGGCTTGCAATACAATCAAGGGTAGAGAGTGCTGCGGCGATACTACGTAGCTCTCCTACAAAAGCTGAGATCTCACTACGAAGCTGCACAAAGAGTAGCTGCTCACGCCGAACCTGCCGGTCAACGGCCGTAATGACAGAATCCTCATGCTGTTTAAGCTCCGGTGTTGTATAGCGCTCAGCGTTGCCCATGCTCTGCCTACGCTGGTAGTGCGCCGGAACCTTTGCGCTCTGTGAGGTGGGAACCTCTAGGAAAAAACCGATGACGTTATTCGATTTAACCTTAAGGGTAGAGATCCCAGAAGCCCTGCGCTCCTGCCCCTCAAAATCAGTTCGCCAGGTATCGGCGGTCGCTCGAATAGCGCAGATCTGATCTAGCTCTGCGTCGAATCCAGCTCTGATTACCCCTCCATCGTGGGTTACATGCGGGGGATTATCAACCAATGCACGACTTAGAAGTTCCAACGCTGCTGTTGGTGGCGTTATGGCAAAGCTCGCCTCCTTAAGTAGCCGCGCAGTTGCTAAGGCGAGCCGCTCCTGAATCCCAGCCATTCTATCCAAAGTTTCCCTAATGGCCGCCAGATCCTTAGGCGAGGCTATATTAAGCTGAGTTCTGGCCGCCAAGCGTTCAAGGTCACTTAAGCCCTCAAGCTCATGCAGGATGCTAGCTGCATGCGGGGTCATCTCGCCTAGCGCCTGTTGTCGTTCAAGGATAGCGTCTATATCTAGTAGGGGCGCAAGGAGCCAATTACGAAGCAGTCGCGCACCACCAGCGGTGGCGGTAGCGTTAATAAATCCCAGCAACGTTCCGCTGCTTGAGCCATCCTTAGTATTCTGCACGAGCTCAAGGTTTCTACGTGTTGCCGAGTCGATAACGACGTGACCAGCGGCGCGAAAAAGAGACAGCTCACTAATAGGAATCGGATTACCGAGTGAGATCTCGTCTAAGTAAGCAAAGAGCGCGCGCGTAGCCCGTTTGCCTGAAACACTAAGGGCGTGAAACTCCGCCGCAGCCTCTGTTGCAAGTCCCCGTTCAAGAGTAGTGGTGCCGGTTGGATCCGCTCTAAAACGGAGCGC carries:
- the mutS gene encoding DNA mismatch repair protein MutS, with product MVLFHTMALPPNKDTLPPMMQRYVEHKERYPDAILFFQVGDFYELFFDDAVSVSKALNLTLTSRDKNSPNPIPMCGVPLSVLDSYVDRLLPLGFSVAVVSQSGSGAGVERALERFVTPGMRLFNSISSDSSESLIAAVGVDADGRTASLASTNPQTGIVSIRESIDLALLPRELATLMAHEVILPRAAFGNKIDPVGRIDKVDRRSSWVRGIESAVRASALRFRADPTGTTTLERGLATEAAAEFHALSVSGKRATRALFAYLDEISLGNPIPISELSLFRAAGHVVIDSATRRNLELVQNTKDGSSSGTLLGFINATATAGGARLLRNWLLAPLLDIDAILERQQALGEMTPHAASILHELEGLSDLERLAARTQLNIASPKDLAAIRETLDRMAGIQERLALATARLLKEASFAITPPTAALELLSRALVDNPPHVTHDGGVIRAGFDAELDQICAIRATADTWRTDFEGQERRASGISTLKVKSNNVIGFFLEVPTSQSAKVPAHYQRRQSMGNAERYTTPELKQHEDSVITAVDRQVRREQLLFVQLRSEISAFVGELRSIAAALSTLDCIASLALVAERNAWVEPQIVAESTLEIIKGRHPIISSLLEGAFIPNSVSFKPNGATCFVITGPNMGGKSTYLRQIALIAILAQIGSYVPAESARVGIVDRVFARLGAADDLHEGESTFMVEMREASHILAHASARSLVLIDELGRGTATTDGQSLAQAILEQLALSIGCRTLFATHYHEITALEAAHSSVANLSVGSIEQDDQIIFTHEIRSGPAPRSYGLEVAKLSGLPAEVIQRAYEVLSSLPVSLPASSSAQTVERRVLQQPDLFAPRLPESCPVATKLKDRLKGINVDDISAREALALIYELKELQ